A stretch of DNA from Kwoniella mangroviensis CBS 8507 chromosome 1 map unlocalized Ctg01, whole genome shotgun sequence:
TAATAACTTCTGCCAAGTACAAGGTAGACTCTTTTCATTTCACATTTATGACGATAAAGAGAAGCAGAATGTATATTTTCAATCAAAACTTAACAAGCTAGAAATCTGGGTCATCTCTACACGATGACTCATTTTGAAACAGGAATAAATGCATAGTGGTGTATGTTTTATAGTTTATATATCCCCTTGCGCAAAATCTATCCCAATGGTCAATCCCTTAGTAGATCATAGAAGACATATCGGCTCTGATTCTATTGTAATCGAAGAGACCTTCAGTTCTACCAAGAGCGGCAATGGCGATATCTTTGTCATAGAGGTATTTCCTGGCTACACGTTGGATCTCCTCGGGTGTGACGGCATCGACGTATCGCTCAATCTCCTTGGGGGTGTATCTCTTACCggtggtgatgagttgacgaCCGATCTAAGTTCGCCGAACAAAAATTGTCAGCTTGTGCTTGTACACGTTATTCTGACGATCCTCGTTTCATCTTGGTCTGATAAATCCCACTCACATCCTCAGCAATCGCGGTGGTACCGTCCAAACCCAATAACAAGGAAGCCTTGAGCTGTTGTTTGGCTCTCTCGACTTCGGCGATGGTTGGGGATATGGACATTCGGGTCCATTCTTTGAGGGTGAAGTGGACGAGATCGTCAATGTTCATGAGGCTGTAAACAAAGTCAGCTTTGATGCTCCGGTGATCACCAATGTATCGATGACACTCACTTTTCGGAAACCAAGTAGATACCCCAAAGACCAGTATCAGAGTACGAAGTGGAGAAGGACATGTAAGAGTTTGCCAAGTTgtttgaagagatgatatgagataATTTAGATGATAATAATGGTGAGGCACCCAATGATCTATCCCAATTACCAAAGATGGATTGCATTACCAACATTGGCCAGTAATCTGGTGATTTCCATGAAACACCCTCAACGGCAATGGCAACATTCAAAGTGTCCAATGTATCATCTCTGATTCTAACTTCTGAACCGAGGAAGTCGGTGGGGGAGTGAGCCTGTCCACCTAATGGTACGGGGTTGGAGGATACAGGCAAGTTGGCGAAATGTTTCTCGGCGAGTTTGACCAAAGCTTCATGTTCGATTGATCCGGCTCCGACTAAAGCGATTCGGTCGGAGGTGTAGTTCTTGGAAATGTAGTTTTGTAAATCGGATTTGGAGATGGAGTTGATGTGCTCTTTAGGCCCGAGGATGGTGTTTCCGAGGGGGTAACCTGGGTAGGGGGGGGAAGCGTGAGTCAGTATATTGGTCTCACATCCATATTTGAATCAATCTCTACGTTCTGTCATTTTCACTCTCTATGATCCACGAGGTTTGCGCGACCACCTCTCCCGTTATACTACAGGTGACCTCCAATTTCGctaccaccttctctcccaTTACCTTATTCTCTTCATGATGTTGCCCTCCTCTTCCCTCGACCATCATCCATTGCATGAAAACcccttactcaccttggtaaGCAACAGCATGCAAATGATCAAAGACGACTTCTTCCAATTGcttttcaacttcctcttgttctctcAGGATGacatctctctccctctcaatgGCACTTTCCTCCAATTTCGAGTTCTGCAAGATATCAGACAAGATGTCTACGGCTTGAGGGACGTCCTTGTCGAAAGCCTTGGCGTAGTAGACGGTTTGTTCTCTCGAGGTGTAGGCGTTGAGGTGGGCACCCATGTTCTCGACTTCAAGTTCGAGTTGGGTTTGAGATCTGGATTTGGTACCTTTGAAAGCGAGGTGCTGTAGTGGGGAGAATTAGATGAGTCAGCAGATAttacttcatctttcttcgttttTCTCCCCCTTTGATTTCCATCGTACATGTAATCTCGACCCCTCGTCACATATCTTCTAAGATAGCAACTATATATACTAAAGAGTATATATAGTAttcccccatcccaccccaaGCTACCATTATGATGAACAtcgcccccatcccaccccgaACTGCCATCGCCATCGccatcgactcacctccaagaAATGCGCCGTCCCACTGGCACCGTCCGCATCAGCCCTCGATCCAGCATCGATCCATAACCCCACTGTCGAAGTTTGCGATCCCGGGATCGTCTCCGTCGACACCGACAGTCCGTTCGATAACACCGATGTCTTGGTTTCTGGGTCTCGGGAAGGGAGAGTTACTGGATGGACGGCAGCGAGCGATCTTGAGAATGACTACAAAAGTCAAACGCAATTTCAGTATGATGGATTTGACATTTGCTCAAATACGTAGACGAGATTATGTGTACCGTAGAAATACGATGCTTACAGGTTTGAGTACCCTTGGGGCGGGTGGTCGAGCGATAGCCCGTGAGATGAGTCGAGATGCTACCATTTTGGTGGAGTTGAGGGGTGAGAAATAGGtgaggatgggatggagaGATATTAGGATGATGTATGAGATATCTCGAAGCTTCACAGTCAAAGTGCCATCCATCCACAGCCAAAGTGAGGATAGAGCCAGAGAACGATCAACCAGTCAGCTTGAGCAGAATACGGCGCAACTCGGAACTATACCATCAGTCAGGCCATAACTCCGGTGTGTGGCACTTGGGGGACATGGGACATGACATGACACGCGACGAGATGTAGAGTACCGTACCTGCACGTCACCACTCTCGACTGTCTCTGGTTGAAAGTGAGAACATTCTTACGAGTGAGCAGTATACCAAAAGTGTAGAACAGCAAAACTCAGACTAGCACAGTGCAGTGGCATAATCTCACTCGAAGATACAGCCCTCACCTCCAGTAAAGCAGTCACAACCGCAATGTCACACCTATTCCAACAGCAGCCCAACTCCTACTCCCCCTATGcccctcaatcatcatccgaacCACTAGCTTTCTTCGGTGGTCAACCTAGCGGACCATCCGGATCACCATACTATCCAGGCTCGAGATCCTCCCTGGAAGGTAGTATGGGCCCTTCAGGCTCCGGTGTAGGCGTGGGCAGCTCGGCATTTGGAGCAACGgggaatatgaatatggCCAATGGAAGGATGATGCTTGGTGAAGGAAAATGGTGGGAGGCTTTTGGGACTGGGggttttgaaggtgaacCTAGCTTGatggagggtgagtaacTTCTCTTCTGACTTGACTGGTTACGAATATCCAATGGAGTGTATCCTCTCTCcgtttcttcatccatcatcacgaTCGGcgtgatggatttggatctcatctcaatctgGATGTCAcatatgagatgaatgaatattCGGTAAGAATATAGCTCACTACTTTATCTATTGGTTTTCATATATTCGTAGAACTCGGCATAAACCCTTCTCACATCTTACAGAAATCCCTAACCGTCCTCAACCCATTAGCGAGGGTCAACGAGAATATAATGGACGATGCCGACTTGGCAGGTCCATTTGTATTCTGTTTCGCATTTGCTTTTTTCCTTTTACTCGTGAGTACAATTGACTTTCCCCATACATCTCCTATCAATCTATGATCtatcgtatatatatatatggtcCATACTTCACACATGTATCGAAACTGATTCCCTTTTCTCTTCGGTAGTCCGGTAAACCTCAATTCTCATATATCTACGGCGTAGGTCTCCTAGGAACAACAgcaatctacctcctcctcaacctaaTGTCCGAAACGGGCATTGATGCATATCGTACAGCTTCAGTATTGGGTTATTGTCTCCTTCCAATGGTGGGATTAGGTGGGATAGGTATGGGTATAGGTATAGATTCAGCTATAGGTTATATATTAAGTTCGATCAGTATCGCCTGGTGTACCTTTTCTGCGTCCAGCATTTTCGTCGTTGTTCTCAGGATGAACCATCAGAGGTTACTTGTGGCTTATCCTGTGGGGTTGTTGTATGGCTGTTTTGCTCTGTTGAGTATCTTTAATGTTAAGAAGTAGAATGAGAGtagaatgatatgatgaaaCGAGATGAACATAATTCATAGGCGAAGTATCGTCAGCTTACTTGCGAGATACACCCTTCACATAGGCTAAGTTTTCGGTACCTGGGGGTCTCATAGATATCAATCATTGGCTCCGTTACGGGTTGAAAAGCGGAGGGAAAAAGCAAATAATGCATGAATATCATTCCCATTTGAATCATAAAAAAGGAAGAGACACCAAACACTCTATAATCCATATGCATCCTGTCATCACCGTGACATAGCATTGCATCTACCAAAAAACTAAGCctcaatcaatcaaacaCCGATCCGATCAAAACAACCCAGcccattcatctttcttcgctcCCTTACCACTCAATCCAGCACTCTCAATTTCAGCCAACTTGTCCGCCGAGGGGATGTTGACTTGCGGTTTAGGGGGAGGTAAGAGCGAAGCGTagggagagatgatagagtCAAATTCGTAAtcagatgagagagggaggGATGCTGAGCATGGAAATGACATTAGCACGAGGTCGCGAGGGATggggtgaaagaggaaaggtgatatcaaATGTTGTTTTGTGACTCACAATGATCGATAACTGGTTTAGCAGGTTCAGTAGCTTTTGATAAACCAGCCAAAATCAATCTACGTAAAGCTGGTCCATCGAGGggttcttccttcttagctGGGGCAGCTCCATCCTTAGGTGAAGTAGCTTTGTTCTATAAATTGTGAAGATCGGAAAAGTCAGTATCACCGTTCCGTGTTATATTCTGAAATATGTGGTAGAGATATCATCCGCAGTTCCAAAAGCAAGATCGAAAAGCAAGATCAAAACGAAAATTCTTTTCCCTCTGTCGTAAGATCATCTTGGTCaaactcgactcacctcactTGCCCTCTTCCCACTTGGACCCATCACATCCAAATTCAATTTCTCCGCCGACCCATAAGCGTTCTTCACTTTGCCCAGAGCTAGTAACACATCTCCCTTAGTTAACATTCCATGTCGACCTGTTCCCTTGAGCTTGGATATTTGTTCGGATGTCAGAGGGGATTCTTGTAATCTATAGTATAACTCATTGTTAGCCCTATGTCTGATTTTGTGTAATTGAGGAGGCTCGGATCGTATAGGTCAAAGTGATTCGATGGGATGATTTTGAAGTTATGGGATTTTTGCAATATGTATGTATTAAACCAAAACTTACAATCTCGCTACACTTGGGAAAATAGGTTGAGAATGTTTGATTTCCTTATGACCATGTCCAATCTCATGCTGCTCCgtaccagatgaagaaggttgttcCTTCTTACTTTCTACCTGAGGTTCCTCCTTCTTTGGTTCTTCTTTCGGTGCTGATGCTTCACTacttgaagctgatgctgaagattcaccttgaccttgacctggtgGAGATAAATCGCTTGGTATAGTGATAGCACTcagatcatcaccttcttcagctaaGATAGCTATGATTTGTCCAACTGGTATCTTGGATGAACCATCCTGGGCCTACGACACAATTCACCAGGATCAGCTCGATAAATACATATACAATAAGGGTTTGTTGATTCTAAATCCTTGTGTGTACACTCACAATGATCTTTCCCatcactccatcatcttgagattCAACATCTATCGTAGCTTTATCGGTTTCCTGTTTTAGATATAACTCCCAAATCAGTCCGAGCCGATTCCATATTTCATATGTATCGACTACACTCACAACTTCCAACAAAACATCACCGGCACTGAAGctctctccttccttcttcttccaacttgcAATCCCACCTTCCGTCATGGTAGGTGACATGGCGGGCATCCTCATTGAAGTAGTGGCATATCGTACATTTCGAAGGGCTAAAGTTTGACACTATCCATAAGCTATGTTCGAAGGAGGTCATGTGTCCTATGGTAGCTTACAAGTTGATGTCACCCTTGTGGAGCGTATCAGTCCAGTGAGCTGAGTTGCACCCCTCATTTTCAGTCCTGCTTGTCTTTACTAGATGAAATTAATAGGTCAGGTAGTTCAATGTTGTTGTCAGCACTCGTGGtatctggatgatgaagttgagtTGGGGACGGGTCCAGCGGATGAAAGAGACGGATGACTTTTTTGATCCCATCGATCTGAAACCACGTGGTTGAGCTCGGACCGGCTCATCTTGCTGTGAGGTGCATCAATCGAACCAGAGGCAGAGCGACTTCATGCATGAATGCGACGTTGCCCATTCTTATCTGATTATCATGCATCTCAGAAACATAGCAGAAGATGTACCTCTTGCTGTACCAAGAGGAGCAGAAGCGAGGAAGTCATCCACTTGCATGATCGGCGACGAATAAATTCCCAACAGGTCTTCTCACGAATGTGTTGAGGACGATGGTCTGCTGACCATGACCATGCACGTCGTCATCCTCTGGACTTGGATGACACAATGAGAAGATGTCTGCTCACACAGGTGAACGTCGGATCAACTCGGCGTGTATACCGTATACCGAATGGACGAGGACGAGAGAAGGCGATGGGAGATCCTTTGATCTATCGATGAAAGGATAGATAATCTACACCACACTGCAGGCGTACaaaggatggtgatgggtgaaCTCACTTTGCAAGGTAAAACGACCTTCTGACCAACACGAACAGGCTCATATAAAACGACTCGACATTCCATTCTACCTTgttctttttctctttttctcttgCTCCTTCTCTACCGACACTCAACTCATCATACTGGattctgatcatcttcacacCCCATAAATCAATCACCGAATTCGTTACAAGATGAGCAAGTAAGTGCAGTACATTGGTAGAGAGGTATTCATCAGTAGTGACTATTACTGATagatctcgtcagctcacctacctcatcctcatccgtACTGAAAGATATAGGTGCAACCCCACCTATCAACATCAGACCAACCACCTCAAGCAATACAACTGCTCAACCAACTTCTCCTGGTGATACATCTCTCTCACCCACTTCATCGAGTCTTGGTAATTCGTTCAGATACAATCCGTGTGAAATCGATAAACAGCCTTGGAGacctgatgatgaaacaCACAAGACTAGGATCTTCTCAGCGATAGGAGGGGATATGGAACCTTCTGCGAAAGGTGAAATCTTATCGTTAGTATACCATTCCAACTCTCTCTCACACAATCGGATCCAAGTCGAAGCTGATACGATGACATATATGTGTTTGTGTGTGATATGAATAGAGGAATATATGACGATCTCAAATCGTCCAACATCAACACTCAAGTGACGGTAGGAGATGTGATCGCTCAAGGTAAAGACAAGACCAAGAATTATCAATTACCTTCTAGTCCTACTTTCgaaggatatcgatatttCACCGAATAATGTAGTAACTCGATTCACCTCGGCCGGTCCAACAAACGTCTGCACATTACAATGAAAAGCATTTCAACAGGGTGGATCCCATTCTCGTCGCTTCATACTTGTACATATATAGTCATATTAAATCACATAAATTGTTGTACATATAACACGATTCCATATTCATACTACTCATGCATCTCGGTATCATGTCTGTCATTTCGTTGTTTACCGGACATTACCGTGTCAGCTCGACTGTTGACATGACGCGACCGTGAGCTAAGATAACCGCTTCGTCCAATAAATCAATGTAGTGCACGTTCAACAATCATTTCGACCAAGTCCAAAGCTATAAGAAGTCAGAACCATGACTCAGTGATACCATAGAACCCACTGACACGACACCAATGTGCATACGAAGACGAAACGTAATAGACAATGTTCACTCCACTTTCCAAAGGCTCTGAGAGAGCTCAAGATAGATTATGGGGTATGTCCTTCCCCTCTTCTTTCATTCATGCTTTGTGCTGATGGTGATAGCCTCGAATGATAGATAAGACGAATTCACCTCATAAGCAAAGAATCAGACCTTCCTTACCCATCCCTTCTACGgcagatccatcatcctcatcatcatcttccactcagAATAGACCATTAGACAATAGTACAGACAGAAagggtaaagggaaagggaaaagcaTATCATTGGGGGAAGATCTGAAAGCTGTTACTTCGCATTTGAATTTGGGTAAACCAGGTCAGAGATATAAGAGGAAACTCCGACGATTGAGTGGGATTGATCCCTCGCAAACACCtggacaaggtcaagggcAGGAGGGGGTCAATGAGAAATGGACGAAATGGTTCTTTCGGGTGAGTGCATCTTCTGTCAAGACTTGAATGAGTGATTCGTTGGATTATCGATTAAAAGGAATTAGATTGAGATAATTGAACATCTTACCATGTTGAATGTCAAGAGCgtgagaagagaaagtgcTGATATTGTTTTTGGTATTCGGTACGACACCTTAGCCAAGTAGGAATACCGTCAATACATGGTTGGAATCATGGTGGAAGAGACATTTCGTCCTGGTCATCTTACCTTGTGTGGTGGTGAGTCTGTCACTGATACTCTAGACTAGCAACCCTGATTCCAACTTCATCCTATAAGTATCAAACACTGATTGACTTTACGAATTGCTTGTCCCCCTGACACAGGTCTGGATATGGGTttcacttccattcccaGTTTCTGACCCGTACAAAGACGATCCATTCCCCGAAATTCCTTCTTGGCCTAAAAGGCCGAAagacgatccatcttcacctacacctggcgatggagatggagatgaaggcgaagagagGGATTTACCGCTAGATGTGAATttctatttcttcttgatttggtgagtcgacatgTTGGTCTGTATACCTTCAGCGGACGGgctgatgatttgggttATTGGTATGATCAGGTATTTCGGGTGAGCTCAGATGTTCACCTCAATATCAGGTAGAATAGTGATCTGACGACGGGTCTAGAATGTACCTGGCCGTAGCTctattcttcatcaccaaCCTATTCTCACTTTACCGTCTTAGTGAGTTCCAaccatcccaatcatctATGTATCAACGTGGACTGACACAATGTACTGGATTCAGACTGGTGGCCATCTAAACTAGGAGGTAAATTGTCGTATGCCCTAACATGGTCATCCACCTTGTTATTGGGTTTAGCGGCCCATCATCTCGATTTGTTCAGGTTAAGGAAAAGGTGGGAGAGTAATAAAGATCCTGTGGATGGTGGAGTCGattgggagaggaagagtAAGTCATGGTCATATGGTAtccttcactttcatcatccatatcactGAGCAGAGAATAGGAAAAAAACCTCTACGAAGATAGTGCTACTGATTATTTATTCTCTATGgccaagctgatataatcGATTTGAATCACACTCAAATAGCCTTTTGGGTGACTCTATCATTCATAGCTATGTTGATGCCGGCGATAGCATGTTTCTCGAAATTGAAGAGGGATAAAAGACATACATATAGACAACCATTATCGACCGTTACGCAGATGTATGTTAACTGTAATAACAGACAGATTCCATTTTCCGTCATGTCATAGCTGACTTCTCGCCGATAGATTCCTAGGTGGTCATTTATCAAGACGATTCCCGGCATCTTGGTTGAGGTTCTTATGGTTCATGACTTGTTTGGCTATCGCTTGTTTCTCCCTTATTGCAGGACAAGGTGAATTCAATCACGAATATATTGATCTTGGAAAACGCTGACAATATAAATGTGTTCTTGTAGCATATGCAAGTTTGTATTTGACGACTCTACCTCATACCTCCTTGGATGCTGGTACCTGGGTGTATTCATGGGTGATCAGTGAGTGTGCCATCTTTCGAATCAGCAGATTATGATCACGATGAGGAGTACGAGCTTATGATGTGGTGGTTATGCTATAGCTGTCCAACTACTAGCTCaaatatcattcttcatcttgtcttcAAAAGTTCGAAGTAGAGCTTTACTCTTCTTGTACAAGTTGTTCTTTCAACTAGTATATCATGTGTTCTATCGTAATCTCGTGAGTCAAGTAATTCGTTACACACGTAATACCAGTCCAAGATCAATTCGACtagcatacatacatgagTGATTCGCATGTTAACATAGTAATATAACGAATCTAGTTCGCCCGATTACGTTCACCCACTCAATACGCTACTGTCCAACTTCTCTCGTCTATctcagtcatcatcatcttccctttacAGATGTCACACACCTATCATAGATTATTACAATTATTGGTGGGATATCCTACACCATGGGAGGAACATGTCGAGAATGTGGCCACGAGTTTTTACTGTAGAGGTCTAGCACAGAACGTCACGATGGTTGGGTTTTTAGGTATGTCATTTgtcatcccttcttctttggcttgATATTTCGATGTTTTGTGTTGATCTGTTTTGGTTGCATAGGCTGGTTATCGATCTTGCACTTTGGACCTAATCAGCGTGAGTCTATCTTACATCTCAACGACTATCTTTACCCGTACCAGGACATAACAATCTAGGTACAAGAGCTGATGCAACAAAGAATAGATATATACCCTTTCTTTAGATTCGATCCTACTCCCGAAGATCCCTATACTTTTCCACTGACtttcatagcttcttccatcatatgggtgagtgaattgatATACAAGTCGTCGTCAGAGCTGACACTGGCATGTTATGTGCACACTAACAGGGATCCGAATTGATAAGCTCCTTCATAGCTAGATTACTCATGTCAATAGCATTCGGAGTAAACGTCTCTCAGATaggattggatgagatgagagaataTCCTGAAttgggtgagtcaatcttACCATGCTACCAAGTCTCTGAGTCGAAGGACGATTAGAACTGATCTTGTATCCTCAATTCCACTATAGTACCTGCATGTGGTATGTTTATTTCACTTTACCTTCGATTACGATATTCAGTCCAGAAATGTAGCTGATACGTTAACTTTTATGTCCATAGGCTGGGCTTCAGTTCACGTGTCGATGAATATCCTTTTATTCCTCATCAAATTGAATTTCCGATGATACCAATCAACCCATAGGATGTCCGTCAAATTCCAACAGTCCAATCCTGTTATTATCAAATGTTATTGATTTGTGCTGTCTCCTTTTCATGTCATTGAAGTATCACTCGATTTTTACTTCGAATTTATAATTAATTTCATCCTTTATAATTGATAGATTTCATGATGAACAACCCTAATGTCTAGACGAATGACAATGATCGAATGTATACTGTAGTACAAAGCACTTCCGCATACTGGTATCAATTTGTTTCGCAAAATCCATTGTTATTTCATAGATCattatcaatcgatattcacattatatatatatacgatatatCTTCAAATAAGTCTTGTTTCGAATTAATAATTATGATGTTATGTAAAATGATCAATTAACAAGACTAGATATATTGTATATGTACTTGATGTGAATATTTACGTTTACTGTCCAAATAGCAGAAGAGCAGAAGTAAAGGGGGCAAAAAGAATATCTTATATATTCTCAGGAGAAAACGGGAACCCGATATATTGTTAAATACAGTGAGAAATatgaagtagaagaagcaCAAGAAAGAGATATACACATGAGTAAACAGTGAATGATCGAATAGCAAAGCGAAGCAGAAAGCGAAAAAGGAAGCATCAACCCTATTTATTTCATATCTAATCCAATTTCATTTCAAGCCAGAGCAAAAGCAAAACATCCTCTCTCATTCACTACTTTCATACCCTCAGAGTTCTAGGTGTACTGGCCACCTGTCTCAGCGTCCTCTTCTTGGCAGGAGATCGAGTCTTAGCAATTAATTTACTTTTCGAGCTTTGTCTATAAAGGGTCAAGCATCTATACGTGAGCTAAATATATCTAATGATCTATTCGGCATGGCTTTACAACTCACCTATTCATTTTATCATTCTCCTGACCTTTTGCACCACCCACAAAGATGTCCTTCTTTGTCCCGTCGTTATTCGAAttcgaagagaaagaaaccGGATCACCAAatatattcatcttctgttttctcttatctttcatcatctccgATTTGCTATTCTTCGATTTCACCGGATAGTTGGTAGTCTTCATCTGTAGAGGTACAGCCGTATTGGGCATAGGTACAGCATCATATCCGTTATAGCCTAAGCCAATTGTCTTTTCAGGTCCATCGGAATTCCTTCTCCTACCCCATCCCAATGCCTGTCTTCTAGCTGTACTAGTCACtctattcctcttcttatcatcttctttagcAGTATCACCGTTGTCGGTTTCAAGGAACTTCTTGATTCCGAAATGATCCACTGTTGAAGTCGAGGTTGAGGGCAAATTCCACTGAAATCGAACAGCAGGTTTGGCCTCTATTCCAGCAGACGGCGGTGAAGACGGAGTACGAGTGGAGTTATCAGTAACGAACTGAGCGAATACTGACGAGATGGGTTGAGCAAGTGCACAAGGCGCTTCAGGTACATCATCAGGGAATGGGAAAGCGAATGCGAATgcagaagaagctgatacggtcgaagatgtcgaattcttcttttcatatTTCGTAGTCAAAGACATCTTCGGTTTGTTAACCAAAGGTTCAGGTCGAGGTAAAGGTAAGCCGTAAGGTGAACACAATCCTCTGGAATCGCTCAAAGAGGATTTACGTCGATGAGCGATCTTACCTAATGGTAATTGATTTAAAGGTTTGTATGCTTGAGTGGATTGAGCGAGAAATGCAGCGATCTCCTCAGTAGTGGAGGGCATTTTCCAGTCTACCGCATaacgatcagctgaaatgTCTTTGAGGCAGGCAAGGAGACgtgaagctcaccttctAAAGCATGTTTAGACTC
This window harbors:
- a CDS encoding mitochondrial-processing peptidase subunit beta translates to MVASRLISRAIARPPAPRVLKPSFSRSLAAVHPVTLPSRDPETKTSVLSNGLSVSTETIPGSQTSTVGLWIDAGSRADADGASGTAHFLEHLAFKGTKSRSQTQLELEVENMGAHLNAYTSREQTVYYAKAFDKDVPQAVDILSDILQNSKLEESAIERERDVILREQEEVEKQLEEVVFDHLHAVAYQGYPLGNTILGPKEHINSISKSDLQNYISKNYTSDRIALVGAGSIEHEALVKLAEKHFANLPVSSNPVPLGGQAHSPTDFLGSEVRIRDDTLDTLNVAIAVEGVSWKSPDYWPMLVMQSIFGNWDRSLGASPLLSSKLSHIISSNNLANSYMSFSTSYSDTGLWGIYLVSENLMNIDDLVHFTLKEWTRMSISPTIAEVERAKQQLKASLLLGLDGTTAIAEDIGRQLITTGKRYTPKEIERYVDAVTPEEIQRVARKYLYDKDIAIAALGRTEGLFDYNRIRADMSSMIY